The following coding sequences are from one Triticum aestivum cultivar Chinese Spring chromosome 5A, IWGSC CS RefSeq v2.1, whole genome shotgun sequence window:
- the LOC123103834 gene encoding 5'-nucleotidase domain-containing protein DDB_G0275467: protein MAPAARLRLLASCRLFSALSGTVPRCRRGLRGLSTLSSTLGSGAGEDEIERIRREFEDAKRNYLSIPAAIKDMPKMDPQGIYVNKNVKLDDLQVYGFDYDYTLSHYSDHLQCLIYDLAKKHLVNELKYPESCLQYDYDSSFPVRGLYYDKLKGCLLKLDFFGSIEPDGCFFGRRKLSSTEIKELYGTRHIGRDQARQLVGLMDVFCFSEACLIADIVQHFVDAKLEFDAPYVYEDVNQAIQHVHRSGLVHRKVLSEPQKFLLKNSQVFRFLKTLREKGKKLFLLTNSPFYFVDGGMSYLLEDQHFDGNSWRELFDVVIAQANKPSFYNSDHPFRVYDTEKDTLAFTAVDKFLPNEVYYHGCLKSFLQITKWRGPEVIYFGDHLFSDLRGPSKAGWRTAAVIRELEDEIGIQNGDSYRFQQAKLGIIHDLLGKVHATVVSTEKGQVYRTLLDELNAERRQCRSGMRDLFNSSFGATFLTDTGKESSFAYHIHQYADIYTSKLENFLSYAPESWLHPPHDIKIMPHNAKVPASLFSTS, encoded by the exons ATGGCGCCGGCCGCGCGTCTCCGCCTCCTCGCCTCATGCCGCCTCTTCTCGGCGCTTTCCGGGACGGTGCCGCGGTGCCGGCGAG GTCTCCGAGGTCTGAGCACGCTCTCCTCGACGCTGgggtcgggcgccggcgaggacGAGATCGAGCGCATCCGCCGCGAGTTCGAGGACGCCAAGCGCAACTACCTCAGCATCCCCGCCGCCATCAAGGACATGCCCAAGATGGACCCGCAAG GCATTTATGTGAACAAGAACGTCAAACTGGACGACCTGCAAGTCTATGGCTTCGACTATGATTACACGCTGTCGCACTACTCCGACCACCTTCAGTGCTTGATCTATGATCTCGCCAAGAAGCACTTGGTCAATGAG CTGAAGTATCCAGAGAGTTGCTTGCAGTATGACTACGACAGCAGCTTTCCTGTCAGGGGCCTTTACTATGACAAACTAAAAGGGTGCCTTCTGAAGCTTGATTTCTTTGGTTCTATTGAGCCCGATGGATGCTTCTTTGGACGACGGAAG CTAAGTTCGACTGAGATAAAAGAACTCTACGGCACAAGACATATCGGAAGAGATCAAGCTCGTCAGCTTGTTGGGCTGATGGATGTCTTCTGTTTTAGCGAG GCATGCCTCATTGCAGATATTGTTCAGCACTTCGTAGATGCCAAGCTGGAGTTTGATGCTCCTTATGTATATGAGGATGTAAACCAAGCGATTCAGCATGTCCACAGAAGTGGTTTAGTTCACAGAAAAGTTCTTTCAGAGCCTCAGAAATTTCTGTTAAAAAAT AGCCAGGTGTTTCGTTTCTTAAAGACCCTACGAGAGAAGGGGAAAAAGCTGTTTCTTCTTACCAACTCACCTTTCTACTTTGTTGATGGAGGGATGAGTTATTTACTAGAG GACCAGCATTTTGATGGGAATTCCTGGAGGGAGCTTTTTGACGTTGTGATTGCGCAGGCAAATAAACCAAGTTTCTATAATTCAGACCACCCATTCAG GGTGTATGACACTGAAAAGGACACCTTAGCATTTACTGCAGTTGACAAGTTTCTGCCAAATGAAGTCTATTACCATGGATGTTTAAAATCCTTTCTGCAGATTACAAAGTGGAGAGGCCCAGAG GTGATATACTTTGGTGATCATCTTTTCAGCGACTTGAGAGGGCCTTCCAAAGCTGGTTGGCGAACAGCTGCCGTAATTCGTGAACTTGAG GATGAAATAGGAATCCAGAATGGTGACAGCTACCGGTTCCAACAG GCAAAATTAGGTATAATACATGATCTACTTGGGAAGGTTCATGCAACTGTGGTTAGCACCGAGAAAGGCCAAGTTTACAGAACATTGCTTGATGAGTTGAATGCAGAAAGGCGTCAATGTCGATCTGGCATGCGAGATCTGTTTAATAGTTCTTTTGGTGCAACATTCCTCACAGACACAGGAAAGGAATCATCATTTGCCTATCACATTCATCAATATGCAGATATCTACACCAGCAAGCTTGAGAACTTCTTGTCATATGCCCCTGAATCATGGCTTCATCCACCTCACGACATAAAGATCATGCCACATAATGCAAAG GTGCCAGCGAGTTTGTTCAGCACCTCATAG